The following coding sequences lie in one Oncorhynchus kisutch isolate 150728-3 linkage group LG27, Okis_V2, whole genome shotgun sequence genomic window:
- the agfg1b gene encoding arf-GAP domain and FG repeat-containing protein 1b isoform X1: protein MATSAKRKQEETHLKMLREMTSQPQNRKCFDCDQRGPTYANMTVGSFVCTTCSGILRGLNPPHRVKSISMTTFTLQEIEFLQKHTNEVCKYIWLGLYDDKTLVVPDFREPQKVKEFLQEKYEKKRWYVPPDQARTVAMAQASKSGSSASSTASTPEVQPLKTLQLNKTPLTRQSPMVVRSLAHPIVQEKKFDLLTDLGGDIFAALPSQAASNANFANFANFPSQSVTKVNSKADFANFEMFGNSGVPPHFRTSPPSQSFASGRGVPVPSAAGAVPAQSQLGTSAEDRYAALAELDNELSSSAPTGSSVQGESRNLFGAVLGTSPAQTQPVLPNMQQGFGAVSSNNPFVAAAVAPDMATNPFQTNGIALAAASFGTGSMSMPAGFGNASSYCLPTSFSGTFQQPFPGQAPCPYPQPGAYQTQQPNGPGGYTVYGQTKPSMTPFGQLMAGPGMTNNPFMAGAPAGSYPSGSSNTNPFL from the exons ATGGCGACGAGTGCGAAGCGAAAACAAGAAGAGACGCATCTTAAGATGCTCCGGGAAATGACTAGCCAGCCCCAGAATAGGAAGTGCTTTGATTGCGACCAGCGCGGCCCGACTTATGCCAACATGACAGTGGGTTCCTTCGTCTGTACCACCTGTTCTGGCATCCT ACGAGGCCTGAATCCCCCCCACAGAGTGAAGTCCATCTCTATGACCACCTTCACACTACAGGAAATTGAATTCTTACAGAAACACACCAATGAG GTTTGTAAATACATCTGGTTGGGGCTGTACGATGACAAGACATTGGTTGTTCCAGACTTCCGTGAACCACAGAAAGTAAAAGAATTCCTCCAGGAAAAATATGAGAAGAAAAGATG GTACGTCCCTCCAGACCAGGCGAGGACGGTAGCCATGGCCCAGGCCTCCAAGTCGGGCTCCTCAGCCAGCAGCACAGCCAGCACCCCGGAGGTCCAGCCCCTGAAAACCCTGCAGCTCAACAAGACCCCCCTAACACGTCAG TCCCCGATGGTGGTTCGTTCCCTGGCCCATCCCATAGTTCAGGAGAAGAAGTTTGACCTCCTTACAGACCTGGGTGGAGACATCTTTGCCGCTCTGCCCTCTCAGGCTGCCAGCAATGCCAATTTTGCCAACTTTGCGAATTTCCCCAGCCAATCAG TGACTAAGGTTAACTCAAAAGCTGACTTTGCCAACTTTGAGATGTTTGGCAACTCTGGAGTACCTCCGCATTTCAGGACCTCACCCCCCTCTCAGTCGTTTGCGTCAG gGCGAGGTGTCCCAGTGCCGTCAGCGGCTGGTGCTGTACCAGCCCAGTCCCAGCTGGGCACCTCGGCAGAGGACCGCTACGCTGCCCTGGCTGAGCTGGACAACGAGCTGAGCTCCTCTGCCCCCACAGGGAGTAGTGTCCAGGG TGAATCTAGGAATTTGTTTGGAGCTGTGTTGGGAACCTCGCCTGCCCAGACTCAGCCAGTCTTACCCAACATGCAGCAAGGTTTTGGAG CCGTCTCGTCCAATAACCCatttgttgctgctgctgttgccccGGATATGGCCACCAACCCCTTCCAGACCAATGGTATAGCACTGGCcgcag CCTCGTTTGGCACAGGCTCTATGAGTATGCCTGCTGGCTTTGGGAATGCCTCTTCTTACTGCCTCCCGACCAGTTTTAGTGGGACCTTCCAGCAGCCCTTCCCTGGCCAGGCCCCCTGCCCTTACCCCCAGCCGGGGGCCTACCAAACCCAACAACCTAATG GCCCTGGTGGATATACAGTCTATGGACAGACCAAGCCCTCCATGACCCCCTttgggcagctcatggctggtCCTGGGATGACCAATAACCCATTCATG GCGGGAGCCCCGGCCGGATCCTACCCCTCTGGAAGCTCCAACACCAACCCCTTCCTGTAG
- the agfg1b gene encoding arf-GAP domain and FG repeat-containing protein 1b isoform X2 codes for MATSAKRKQEETHLKMLREMTSQPQNRKCFDCDQRGPTYANMTVGSFVCTTCSGILRGLNPPHRVKSISMTTFTLQEIEFLQKHTNEVCKYIWLGLYDDKTLVVPDFREPQKVKEFLQEKYEKKRWYVPPDQARTVAMAQASKSGSSASSTASTPEVQPLKTLQLNKTPLTRQSPMVVRSLAHPIVQEKKFDLLTDLGGDIFAALPSQAASNANFANFANFPSQSVTKVNSKADFANFEMFGNSGVPPHFRTSPPSQSFASGRGVPVPSAAGAVPAQSQLGTSAEDRYAALAELDNELSSSAPTGSSVQGESRNLFGAVLGTSPAQTQPVLPNMQQGFGAVSSNNPFVAAAVAPDMATNPFQTNGIALAAASFGTGSMSMPAGFGNASSYCLPTSFSGTFQQPFPGQAPCPYPQPGAYQTQQPNGPGGYTVYGQTKPSMTPFGQLMAGPGMTNNPFMGSI; via the exons ATGGCGACGAGTGCGAAGCGAAAACAAGAAGAGACGCATCTTAAGATGCTCCGGGAAATGACTAGCCAGCCCCAGAATAGGAAGTGCTTTGATTGCGACCAGCGCGGCCCGACTTATGCCAACATGACAGTGGGTTCCTTCGTCTGTACCACCTGTTCTGGCATCCT ACGAGGCCTGAATCCCCCCCACAGAGTGAAGTCCATCTCTATGACCACCTTCACACTACAGGAAATTGAATTCTTACAGAAACACACCAATGAG GTTTGTAAATACATCTGGTTGGGGCTGTACGATGACAAGACATTGGTTGTTCCAGACTTCCGTGAACCACAGAAAGTAAAAGAATTCCTCCAGGAAAAATATGAGAAGAAAAGATG GTACGTCCCTCCAGACCAGGCGAGGACGGTAGCCATGGCCCAGGCCTCCAAGTCGGGCTCCTCAGCCAGCAGCACAGCCAGCACCCCGGAGGTCCAGCCCCTGAAAACCCTGCAGCTCAACAAGACCCCCCTAACACGTCAG TCCCCGATGGTGGTTCGTTCCCTGGCCCATCCCATAGTTCAGGAGAAGAAGTTTGACCTCCTTACAGACCTGGGTGGAGACATCTTTGCCGCTCTGCCCTCTCAGGCTGCCAGCAATGCCAATTTTGCCAACTTTGCGAATTTCCCCAGCCAATCAG TGACTAAGGTTAACTCAAAAGCTGACTTTGCCAACTTTGAGATGTTTGGCAACTCTGGAGTACCTCCGCATTTCAGGACCTCACCCCCCTCTCAGTCGTTTGCGTCAG gGCGAGGTGTCCCAGTGCCGTCAGCGGCTGGTGCTGTACCAGCCCAGTCCCAGCTGGGCACCTCGGCAGAGGACCGCTACGCTGCCCTGGCTGAGCTGGACAACGAGCTGAGCTCCTCTGCCCCCACAGGGAGTAGTGTCCAGGG TGAATCTAGGAATTTGTTTGGAGCTGTGTTGGGAACCTCGCCTGCCCAGACTCAGCCAGTCTTACCCAACATGCAGCAAGGTTTTGGAG CCGTCTCGTCCAATAACCCatttgttgctgctgctgttgccccGGATATGGCCACCAACCCCTTCCAGACCAATGGTATAGCACTGGCcgcag CCTCGTTTGGCACAGGCTCTATGAGTATGCCTGCTGGCTTTGGGAATGCCTCTTCTTACTGCCTCCCGACCAGTTTTAGTGGGACCTTCCAGCAGCCCTTCCCTGGCCAGGCCCCCTGCCCTTACCCCCAGCCGGGGGCCTACCAAACCCAACAACCTAATG GCCCTGGTGGATATACAGTCTATGGACAGACCAAGCCCTCCATGACCCCCTttgggcagctcatggctggtCCTGGGATGACCAATAACCCATTCATGGGGAGTATTTAA
- the LOC109871805 gene encoding mitochondrial fission factor homolog A-like isoform X2: MENCIPFYRAKYMDLMLTYERFFFFNVCLLRLLLLLQGWMSVATFPSSSSEEAEMNRIHYDLQYTEGISQRMRIPDTLKVAPENQHGLLSQPLAPHMMHVPERIVIAGDDGDSRYSRPRDLDLIQSIPPVDLLDMKAPPRVLTLNEHSLDSLETDQAPTPQAHANQGVHSRLLRERTVSDNTSIRQSGPANRTHVSVTLSPVAPPLRACPPLCTPEDVVNLQYSAGGLLSYIQCTTRRAYQQVLEVLEVDIHRRAGHLTLDMDMTPDDSGLVDASSLRRQIVKLNRRLQLLEEENKERSKREVILYSATVAFWLINTWIWFRR; this comes from the exons ATGGAAAATTGCATTCCTTTTTATAGGGCAAAATACATGGACCTAATGTTAACATATgagcgattttttttttttaatgtttgctTATTGAGGCTTTTGTTGTTATTACAAGGCTGGATGAGTGTGGCaaccttcccctcttcctcttcggAAGAGGCAGAGATGAATCGGATCCACTATGACCTGCAGTACACCGAGGGTATCAGCCAACGCATGCGCATCCCCGACACACTCAAAGTGGCCCCCGAAAACCAACATGGGCTGCTGTCTCAGCCCCTGGCCCCCCACATGATGCATGTACCAGAGAGGATCGTGATAGCAG GGGACGATGGGGACTCCCGTTACTCCCGGCCCAGAGACCTAGACCTGATCCAGTCCATTCCTCCTGTGGATTTACTGGACATGAAGGCGCCGCCACGCGTCCTCACCCTCAACGAACATTCCCTGGACTCCCTGGAGACGGACCAGGCTCCCACACCACAGGCCCACGCCAACCAGGGG GTCCACTCTCGGTTGCTGAGGGAGCGCACAGTGAGCGATAACACCAGCATCCGCCAGAGCGGCCCGGCCAACAGAACCCACGTAAG TGTAACCCTGTCCCCCGTCGCCCCCCCTCTCCGTGCCTGTCCCCCACTGTGTACCCCTGAGGACGTGGTGAACCTACAGTACAGTGCTGGAGGGTTGTTGTCCTATATCCAATGCACCACGCGCCGGGCCTACCAGCAGGTCCTCGAGGTCCTGGAGGTCGACATCCACCGCAG GGCTGGTCACTTGACCCTCGACATGGACATGACCCCTGACGATTCAGGCTTAGTGGACGCCTCGTCACTACGGCGACAG ATTGTGAAGCTGAACCGACGTCTCCAGCTACTGGAGGAGGAGAACAAGGAGCGCTCCAAGCGAGAGGTGATTCTCTATTCCGCCACCGTGGCGTTCTGGCTCATCAATACCTGGATCTGGTTCCGGCGTTAG
- the LOC109871805 gene encoding mitochondrial fission factor homolog B-like isoform X3, with translation MSVATFPSSSSEEAEMNRIHYDLQYTEGISQRMRIPDTLKVAPENQHGLLSQPLAPHMMHVPERIVIAGDDGDSRYSRPRDLDLIQSIPPVDLLDMKAPPRVLTLNEHSLDSLETDQAPTPQAHANQGVHSRLLRERTVSDNTSIRQSGPANRTHVRAGHLTLDMDMTPDDSGLVDASSLRRQIVKLNRRLQLLEEENKERSKREVILYSATVAFWLINTWIWFRR, from the exons ATGAGTGTGGCaaccttcccctcttcctcttcggAAGAGGCAGAGATGAATCGGATCCACTATGACCTGCAGTACACCGAGGGTATCAGCCAACGCATGCGCATCCCCGACACACTCAAAGTGGCCCCCGAAAACCAACATGGGCTGCTGTCTCAGCCCCTGGCCCCCCACATGATGCATGTACCAGAGAGGATCGTGATAGCAG GGGACGATGGGGACTCCCGTTACTCCCGGCCCAGAGACCTAGACCTGATCCAGTCCATTCCTCCTGTGGATTTACTGGACATGAAGGCGCCGCCACGCGTCCTCACCCTCAACGAACATTCCCTGGACTCCCTGGAGACGGACCAGGCTCCCACACCACAGGCCCACGCCAACCAGGGG GTCCACTCTCGGTTGCTGAGGGAGCGCACAGTGAGCGATAACACCAGCATCCGCCAGAGCGGCCCGGCCAACAGAACCCACGTAAG GGCTGGTCACTTGACCCTCGACATGGACATGACCCCTGACGATTCAGGCTTAGTGGACGCCTCGTCACTACGGCGACAG ATTGTGAAGCTGAACCGACGTCTCCAGCTACTGGAGGAGGAGAACAAGGAGCGCTCCAAGCGAGAGGTGATTCTCTATTCCGCCACCGTGGCGTTCTGGCTCATCAATACCTGGATCTGGTTCCGGCGTTAG
- the LOC109871844 gene encoding olfactory receptor 1F12 codes for MSNDSNYDVAVEQNTGLLNATISGDDIGLLDTVKVCVHGGIFLTTFLTYLIVVTVFHTAELRRNVRFVLLCQHCACVTSFNAVGTILHGLCALHVPINRLTCWVLFDFQVALGRGMGITLTLMALNTCLSILRPLHYPALLRRIRSSVMALAWFMALLNPVLFTVLACAQSSWAYVVELDPVCSTTLESPASRFSSLALVVFLVLLIMTSYVLIYMEGCRAGHFSRSNSSGRRTILIHMLQMILYLLPLVPIITRWKHNMAATVTNFVVFLVGQALSPVVYGLRCRELRAQLPYFLPRWTKVFQTCSDTTDCSSTETPTQPWNCNDLQNRD; via the exons ATGTCCAATGACTCCAACTATGATGTGGCAGTGGAACAGAATACAG GCCTTTTAAATGCTACAATATCTGGGGATGACATAGGGCTGCTGGACACAGTAAAAGTGTGTGTCCACGGGGGCATCTTCCTGACCACCTTCTTGACCTACCTCATTGTGGTGACAGTGTTCCACACAGCTGAGCTGCGCCGCAACGTCCGCTTCGTTCTGCTGTGCCAGCACTGTGCCTGTGTGACCAGCTTCAACGCGGTGGGCACCATCCTGCACGGCCTCTGCGCCCTCCACGTGCCCATCAACCGCCTGACCTGCTGGGTCCTTTTTGACTTCCAAGTGGCTTTAGGCCGTGGCATGGGCATCACCCTCACACTCATGGCCCTCAACACCTGCCTGTCCATCCTGCGGCCGCTCCACTACCCAGCACTGCTGCGTCGCATTCGGTCTTCCGTCATGGCGCTGGCTTGGTTCATGGCCCTGCTCAACCCGGTTCTGTTCACTGTCCTGGCCTGCGCTCAGTCCTCTTGGGCCTATGTGGTGGAGCTGGACCCCGTGTGCTCCACCACGCTGGAGAGTCCCGCGTCTCGGTTCAGCAGCCTGGCGCTGGTGGTGTTCTTGGTACTGCTCATCATGACCAGCTACGTGCTCATCTACATGGAGGGCTGCCGGGCGGGGCATTTCTCACGCTCCAACAGCAGTGGGCGCCGCACCATCCTGATCCACATGCTACAGATGATCCTGTACCTGCTCCCTCTGGTGCCCATCATCACCAGGTGGAAGCACAATATGGCCGCCACAGTGACCAACTTCGTGGTGTTCCTAGTGGGGCAGGCACTCAGCCCCGTGGTGTACGGCCTGCGTTGCCGGGAACTTCGAGCGCAGCTTCCCTACTTCCTCCCCCGCTGGACAAAAGTTTTCCAGACCTGCAGCGACACCACAGACTGCTCTAGTACAGAGACCCCCACTCAGCCCTGGAACTGCAATGATCTCCAGAACCGCGACTAG
- the LOC109871805 gene encoding mitochondrial fission factor homolog A-like isoform X1 — MSVATFPSSSSEEAEMNRIHYDLQYTEGISQRMRIPDTLKVAPENQHGLLSQPLAPHMMHVPERIVIAGDDGDSRYSRPRDLDLIQSIPPVDLLDMKAPPRVLTLNEHSLDSLETDQAPTPQAHANQGVHSRLLRERTVSDNTSIRQSGPANRTHVSVTLSPVAPPLRACPPLCTPEDVVNLQYSAGGLLSYIQCTTRRAYQQVLEVLEVDIHRRAGHLTLDMDMTPDDSGLVDASSLRRQIVKLNRRLQLLEEENKERSKREVILYSATVAFWLINTWIWFRR, encoded by the exons ATGAGTGTGGCaaccttcccctcttcctcttcggAAGAGGCAGAGATGAATCGGATCCACTATGACCTGCAGTACACCGAGGGTATCAGCCAACGCATGCGCATCCCCGACACACTCAAAGTGGCCCCCGAAAACCAACATGGGCTGCTGTCTCAGCCCCTGGCCCCCCACATGATGCATGTACCAGAGAGGATCGTGATAGCAG GGGACGATGGGGACTCCCGTTACTCCCGGCCCAGAGACCTAGACCTGATCCAGTCCATTCCTCCTGTGGATTTACTGGACATGAAGGCGCCGCCACGCGTCCTCACCCTCAACGAACATTCCCTGGACTCCCTGGAGACGGACCAGGCTCCCACACCACAGGCCCACGCCAACCAGGGG GTCCACTCTCGGTTGCTGAGGGAGCGCACAGTGAGCGATAACACCAGCATCCGCCAGAGCGGCCCGGCCAACAGAACCCACGTAAG TGTAACCCTGTCCCCCGTCGCCCCCCCTCTCCGTGCCTGTCCCCCACTGTGTACCCCTGAGGACGTGGTGAACCTACAGTACAGTGCTGGAGGGTTGTTGTCCTATATCCAATGCACCACGCGCCGGGCCTACCAGCAGGTCCTCGAGGTCCTGGAGGTCGACATCCACCGCAG GGCTGGTCACTTGACCCTCGACATGGACATGACCCCTGACGATTCAGGCTTAGTGGACGCCTCGTCACTACGGCGACAG ATTGTGAAGCTGAACCGACGTCTCCAGCTACTGGAGGAGGAGAACAAGGAGCGCTCCAAGCGAGAGGTGATTCTCTATTCCGCCACCGTGGCGTTCTGGCTCATCAATACCTGGATCTGGTTCCGGCGTTAG
- the agfg1b gene encoding arf-GAP domain and FG repeat-containing protein 1b isoform X3, whose protein sequence is MATSAKRKQEETHLKMLREMTSQPQNRKCFDCDQRGPTYANMTVGSFVCTTCSGILRGLNPPHRVKSISMTTFTLQEIEFLQKHTNEVCKYIWLGLYDDKTLVVPDFREPQKVKEFLQEKYEKKRWYVPPDQARTVAMAQASKSGSSASSTASTPEVQPLKTLQLNKTPLTRQSPMVVRSLAHPIVQEKKFDLLTDLGGDIFAALPSQAASNANFANFANFPSQSGRGVPVPSAAGAVPAQSQLGTSAEDRYAALAELDNELSSSAPTGSSVQGESRNLFGAVLGTSPAQTQPVLPNMQQGFGAVSSNNPFVAAAVAPDMATNPFQTNGIALAAASFGTGSMSMPAGFGNASSYCLPTSFSGTFQQPFPGQAPCPYPQPGAYQTQQPNGPGGYTVYGQTKPSMTPFGQLMAGPGMTNNPFMAGAPAGSYPSGSSNTNPFL, encoded by the exons ATGGCGACGAGTGCGAAGCGAAAACAAGAAGAGACGCATCTTAAGATGCTCCGGGAAATGACTAGCCAGCCCCAGAATAGGAAGTGCTTTGATTGCGACCAGCGCGGCCCGACTTATGCCAACATGACAGTGGGTTCCTTCGTCTGTACCACCTGTTCTGGCATCCT ACGAGGCCTGAATCCCCCCCACAGAGTGAAGTCCATCTCTATGACCACCTTCACACTACAGGAAATTGAATTCTTACAGAAACACACCAATGAG GTTTGTAAATACATCTGGTTGGGGCTGTACGATGACAAGACATTGGTTGTTCCAGACTTCCGTGAACCACAGAAAGTAAAAGAATTCCTCCAGGAAAAATATGAGAAGAAAAGATG GTACGTCCCTCCAGACCAGGCGAGGACGGTAGCCATGGCCCAGGCCTCCAAGTCGGGCTCCTCAGCCAGCAGCACAGCCAGCACCCCGGAGGTCCAGCCCCTGAAAACCCTGCAGCTCAACAAGACCCCCCTAACACGTCAG TCCCCGATGGTGGTTCGTTCCCTGGCCCATCCCATAGTTCAGGAGAAGAAGTTTGACCTCCTTACAGACCTGGGTGGAGACATCTTTGCCGCTCTGCCCTCTCAGGCTGCCAGCAATGCCAATTTTGCCAACTTTGCGAATTTCCCCAGCCAATCAG gGCGAGGTGTCCCAGTGCCGTCAGCGGCTGGTGCTGTACCAGCCCAGTCCCAGCTGGGCACCTCGGCAGAGGACCGCTACGCTGCCCTGGCTGAGCTGGACAACGAGCTGAGCTCCTCTGCCCCCACAGGGAGTAGTGTCCAGGG TGAATCTAGGAATTTGTTTGGAGCTGTGTTGGGAACCTCGCCTGCCCAGACTCAGCCAGTCTTACCCAACATGCAGCAAGGTTTTGGAG CCGTCTCGTCCAATAACCCatttgttgctgctgctgttgccccGGATATGGCCACCAACCCCTTCCAGACCAATGGTATAGCACTGGCcgcag CCTCGTTTGGCACAGGCTCTATGAGTATGCCTGCTGGCTTTGGGAATGCCTCTTCTTACTGCCTCCCGACCAGTTTTAGTGGGACCTTCCAGCAGCCCTTCCCTGGCCAGGCCCCCTGCCCTTACCCCCAGCCGGGGGCCTACCAAACCCAACAACCTAATG GCCCTGGTGGATATACAGTCTATGGACAGACCAAGCCCTCCATGACCCCCTttgggcagctcatggctggtCCTGGGATGACCAATAACCCATTCATG GCGGGAGCCCCGGCCGGATCCTACCCCTCTGGAAGCTCCAACACCAACCCCTTCCTGTAG
- the LOC109871807 gene encoding F-box only protein 36, producing MSTLLGKSLFEVSGQGPAPNKDFFQFSVTKAEVIWRWWKISLRSDGRNTKPGELRESHNDYLDDSLLQSQVSVVFGPRILQYSQALCQGHYDYLERLPDPLLLHILTHLELEDVARLGHTSHRFRKLCRSEEFWEQAVRGHCGAVSAEVEALALELGWKSVFFTSKLQLQKQISRRRKRSQKLLCTDPERYDVDTMVERSEDPESHAADIEPSSESDPGPEQLCTDMQRCGVIAGQGHGVAQGDWSSDSGSSLK from the exons ATGTCGACTTTGCTGGGGAAAAGTTTATTTGAAGTCAGTGGTCAAGGTCCTGCACCCAATAAAGACTTCTTCCAATTTTCTGTTACCAAGGCAGAG GTTATTTGGAGATGGTGGAAGATTTCTTTGAGAAGTGATGGTAGGAACACAAAGCCAGGAGAACTGAGGGAGTCTCACAATGACTACTTGGATGACAGCCTGCTTCAGA GTCAGGTGAGTGTGGTGTTTGGCCCACGGATCCTTCAGTACAGCCAGGCACTATGTCAAGGCCACTATGACTACCTGGAGCGTCTGCCCGACCCCCTGCTTCTCCACATCCTGACCCATCTGGAACTGGAGGACGTGGCACGGCTTGGACACACCTCACACAGGTTCAGGAAG CTGTGTCGCTCGGAGGAGTTCTGGGAGCAAGCGGTGCGCGGCCACTGCGGCGCCGTGTCGGCCGAGGTGGAGGCCCTGGCCCTGGAGCTGGGCTGGAAGAGCGTCTTCTTCACCAGCAAGTTGCAGCTGCAGAAACAGATCAGccgcaggaggaagaggagccaGAAGCTACTCTGTACAGACCCGGAGCGCTATGATGTAGACACAATGGTGGAGCGCAGTGAGGACCCAGAGAGCCACGCTGCAGATATAGAGCCAAGTTCTGAGTCGGACCCTGGGCCGGAGCAGCTCTGTACAGACATGCAGCGCTGTGGGGTGATTGCGGGTCAGGGTCATGGTGTGGCACAGGGGGACTGGAGCTCTGATTCAGGGAGCTCACTGAAATGA